In Nonomuraea sp. NBC_00507, the following are encoded in one genomic region:
- a CDS encoding agmatinase family protein encodes MHWHPRKLHDDYGPEARFAVEREAELPTTAWDREVARALELGLQGADSIVDRRIPTFSRGELPHFAGINTFLKAPYVEDVRTCGDYDVAVLGAPFDGGTTYRPGTRFGPQGIRRISALYGPYSFELGVDLRESITMADLGDIFTIPGNIEKTFDQISKAVSHVYASGAFPVVLGGDHSIGYPTVRGVAEHLSGNLGIIHFDRHVDTQETDLDERMHTTPWFHATDLPNVPPQNLVQIGIGGWQAPRPGVKVGRERGTTIMTVTDCVEMGIEAAAEKALEVAWRGAEAVWLSFDVDCLDAAFVPGTGWPEPGGFLPREVLKFIQIIADAAPLAGIEVVECSPPYDNADITSLIATRVICDTLGCLVRSGHLPSKKKEAAS; translated from the coding sequence ATGCACTGGCACCCCCGCAAACTCCACGACGACTACGGACCCGAGGCGCGCTTCGCCGTCGAACGCGAGGCCGAGCTGCCCACGACCGCCTGGGACCGCGAGGTGGCCCGCGCCCTGGAGCTGGGCCTGCAGGGCGCCGACTCCATCGTGGACCGGCGCATCCCCACCTTCTCGCGCGGCGAGCTGCCGCACTTCGCGGGCATCAACACCTTCCTCAAGGCCCCGTACGTCGAGGACGTGCGCACCTGCGGCGACTACGACGTGGCCGTGCTCGGAGCGCCGTTCGACGGCGGGACCACCTATCGCCCCGGCACCCGGTTCGGGCCGCAGGGCATCCGCCGTATCTCGGCGCTGTACGGGCCGTACAGCTTCGAGCTCGGCGTGGACCTGCGCGAGTCGATCACGATGGCCGACCTCGGCGACATCTTCACGATCCCGGGCAACATCGAGAAGACCTTCGACCAGATCTCCAAGGCCGTCTCCCACGTGTACGCCAGCGGCGCGTTCCCCGTCGTCCTCGGCGGCGACCACTCGATCGGCTACCCGACGGTGCGCGGCGTCGCCGAGCACCTGTCCGGAAATCTCGGGATCATTCACTTCGACCGGCACGTCGACACCCAGGAGACCGACCTCGACGAGCGCATGCACACGACGCCGTGGTTCCACGCCACCGACCTCCCCAACGTGCCCCCGCAGAACCTCGTCCAGATCGGCATCGGCGGCTGGCAGGCCCCCAGGCCCGGCGTGAAGGTCGGCCGCGAGCGCGGCACCACCATCATGACGGTCACCGACTGCGTCGAGATGGGCATCGAGGCCGCCGCCGAGAAGGCGCTGGAGGTGGCCTGGCGCGGGGCCGAGGCCGTGTGGTTGTCGTTCGACGTGGACTGCCTGGACGCGGCGTTCGTGCCGGGCACCGGGTGGCCGGAGCCTGGCGGGTTCCTGCCGCGGGAGGTGCTCAAGTTCATCCAGATCATCGCCGACGCGGCGCCGCTGGCCGGGATCGAGGTGGTCGAGTGCAGCCCGCCGTACGACAACGCCGACATCACCTCGCTGATCGCCACCCGCGTCATCTGCGACACGCTCGGCTGCCTGGTCCGCTCCGGTCACCTGCCGTCCAAGAAGAAGGAGGCCGCGTCATGA
- a CDS encoding hydantoinase B/oxoprolinase family protein produces MTDPILIEIVEGTLASVEKEVETAIARTARSPMIRDAHDFRAGIHDVRLRKLTGRSYSALVQPIVRDFPIETMKPGDVYFHNDVYLSEGGIGHLPDLCVTVPVFHEGEVVAFVQAFGHHDDIGGAVPGSMPSHARSVFEEGLMVPPIKLWDEGVPNEAALRIMTRNSRMPDSLAGDLDAECSACLMGARRLAELFERYGRQAIEECFDAIISKTTETFRRELLSKIPEGTYVWEDYAEHDGVDEPRLHAQRITLTVDHAVDSPLTIDFTGTSPQAKGPINHAGDYADGVFLKKWLAPILRNLADTPERMAELDVNEGVVPLIKMIFPEKGTLLTPIFPAPTNARTFVILRLLGVLAGVLAKATGGRMPADQETIRYTGVYGTGVDGQPYLMREVLGGGSGGRWYADGEDTIHVVPDSRNIPVEFAEARWPFRVERLALACDSGGPGMFRGGLGYDKHIRMLRDASYMSIADRSILSCWGVNGGLAGRPFRVEIGGKEMEGLVDDHPVQAGEVIRIRTTGGGGWGSPYDRDPRAVAADVRDGKVSIAGALGDYGVVLDGDRIDEQGTAELRATLRPPADRFFDRGPGYAKLSGGRSLAEVDEL; encoded by the coding sequence GTGACTGACCCCATCCTCATCGAGATCGTCGAGGGCACGCTGGCCTCCGTCGAGAAGGAGGTCGAGACCGCCATCGCGCGGACGGCGCGCTCGCCGATGATCCGCGACGCGCACGACTTCCGCGCCGGCATCCACGACGTGCGCCTGCGCAAGCTGACCGGCCGCTCCTACAGCGCGCTCGTCCAGCCGATCGTGCGTGACTTCCCGATCGAGACGATGAAGCCCGGCGACGTCTACTTCCACAACGACGTCTACCTCTCCGAAGGCGGCATCGGCCACCTGCCCGACCTGTGCGTGACCGTGCCGGTGTTCCACGAGGGCGAGGTCGTGGCGTTCGTGCAGGCGTTCGGCCACCACGACGACATCGGCGGCGCCGTGCCGGGCTCGATGCCCTCGCACGCCCGCTCGGTGTTCGAGGAGGGGCTGATGGTCCCGCCGATCAAGCTGTGGGACGAGGGCGTGCCGAACGAGGCCGCGCTGCGCATCATGACCCGCAACTCGCGCATGCCCGACTCGCTCGCCGGTGACCTGGACGCCGAGTGCTCGGCCTGCCTGATGGGCGCCCGCCGCCTGGCCGAGCTGTTCGAGCGGTACGGCAGGCAGGCCATCGAGGAGTGCTTCGACGCGATCATCTCCAAGACCACGGAGACGTTCCGCAGGGAGCTGCTGTCGAAGATCCCCGAGGGGACGTACGTGTGGGAGGACTACGCCGAGCACGACGGCGTGGACGAGCCCCGCCTGCACGCCCAGCGCATCACGCTGACCGTCGACCACGCGGTGGACTCGCCGCTGACGATCGACTTCACCGGCACGTCCCCGCAGGCCAAGGGCCCGATCAACCACGCCGGGGACTACGCCGACGGCGTGTTCCTGAAGAAGTGGCTGGCGCCGATCCTGCGCAACCTGGCCGACACGCCGGAGCGGATGGCGGAGCTGGACGTCAACGAGGGCGTCGTGCCGCTCATCAAGATGATCTTCCCGGAGAAGGGCACCCTCCTCACCCCGATCTTCCCCGCCCCCACGAACGCCCGCACGTTCGTCATCCTGCGCCTGCTCGGCGTGCTCGCCGGCGTCCTGGCGAAGGCCACGGGCGGGCGGATGCCGGCCGACCAGGAGACGATCCGGTACACAGGCGTGTACGGGACGGGCGTGGACGGGCAGCCGTACCTGATGCGGGAGGTGCTCGGCGGCGGCTCCGGCGGGCGCTGGTACGCCGACGGCGAGGACACTATCCACGTGGTGCCCGACTCGCGCAACATCCCGGTCGAGTTCGCCGAGGCGCGCTGGCCGTTCCGGGTGGAGCGGTTGGCGCTGGCCTGCGACTCCGGCGGTCCCGGCATGTTCAGGGGCGGGCTCGGCTACGACAAGCACATCAGGATGCTGCGGGACGCGTCGTACATGTCCATCGCGGATCGGTCCATCCTGTCCTGCTGGGGCGTCAACGGCGGCCTCGCCGGGCGGCCGTTCCGGGTGGAGATCGGCGGCAAGGAGATGGAGGGCCTGGTCGACGACCACCCGGTCCAGGCCGGCGAGGTCATCCGCATCCGGACCACTGGGGGTGGGGGCTGGGGGTCGCCGTACGACCGGGATCCGCGCGCGGTGGCGGCCGACGTCCGGGACGGCAAGGTCTCCATCGCCGGCGCTCTCGGCGACTACGGGGTCGTGCTGGACGGGGACCGCATCGACGAACAGGGCACGGCCGAACTCCGCGCCACCCTCCGGCCGCCGGCGGACCGGTTCTTCGACCGGGGGCCTGGCTACGCCAAGCTCTCGGGTGGGCGGAGTCTCGCAGAGGTAGACGAATTGTGA
- a CDS encoding cytochrome ubiquinol oxidase subunit I → MDALDLARWQFGVTTVYHFLFVPLTIGLGIFVAGLQTAWHRTGKEHYLKLTKFFGKLFLINFAMGVVTGIVQEFQFGMNWSEYSTFVGDVFGAPLAMEALLAFFMESTFLGLWIFGWDKLPKKVHLACIWAAAIGSNLSAYFILAANAWMKHPVGYEVVDGKARMTDLWAVLTNSTALAQVPHVIGAAFIVAGGFVLAVSGYWLLRTRAEMWRSAARAALVMTAIAGAVVAGTGDMSAKLMYEQQPMKLASAEGLERDTAGAAFSVAPGLEIPKVLSFLATNDFDATIQGTEDLQRRFEQQFGPGDYRPNQAIVFWSFRVMIVFGLATVGLSVLGLWLTRRKRAFPRWLSRAFLLALPLPTAAVIAGWLLSEIGRQPWTVAGELLTASSVSPGVTLAEVATSLTIFTVLYGVLAVAEAVLLTRHVRKGVEEPEPITVKAERREPSLMY, encoded by the coding sequence ATGGACGCACTTGACCTGGCGCGGTGGCAGTTCGGGGTGACCACCGTTTACCACTTTCTGTTCGTGCCCCTGACCATCGGTCTGGGGATCTTCGTGGCCGGCCTGCAGACGGCCTGGCACCGTACGGGGAAAGAGCACTACCTGAAGCTCACGAAGTTCTTCGGGAAGCTGTTCCTGATCAACTTCGCCATGGGCGTGGTGACCGGCATCGTGCAGGAGTTCCAGTTCGGGATGAACTGGAGTGAATACTCCACGTTCGTCGGTGACGTCTTCGGGGCGCCGCTGGCGATGGAGGCGCTGCTGGCCTTCTTCATGGAGTCCACGTTCCTGGGGCTGTGGATCTTCGGGTGGGACAAGCTGCCGAAGAAGGTGCACCTGGCGTGCATCTGGGCGGCGGCCATCGGGTCCAACCTGTCGGCCTACTTCATCCTTGCGGCCAACGCCTGGATGAAGCACCCGGTCGGCTACGAGGTCGTGGACGGCAAGGCCAGGATGACGGACCTGTGGGCGGTGCTGACGAACTCCACGGCGCTGGCCCAGGTGCCGCACGTGATCGGGGCGGCGTTCATCGTGGCCGGCGGGTTCGTGCTGGCCGTGAGCGGCTACTGGCTGCTCAGGACGCGGGCCGAGATGTGGCGCAGCGCGGCGCGGGCGGCGCTGGTGATGACCGCCATCGCGGGGGCGGTGGTCGCGGGCACCGGCGACATGTCGGCCAAGCTGATGTACGAGCAGCAGCCCATGAAGCTGGCCTCCGCCGAGGGCCTGGAGCGCGACACGGCGGGCGCGGCGTTCTCCGTCGCCCCCGGCCTCGAGATCCCGAAGGTCCTGAGCTTCCTGGCCACCAACGACTTCGACGCCACCATCCAGGGCACGGAGGACCTGCAGCGCCGCTTCGAGCAGCAGTTCGGCCCCGGCGACTACCGGCCGAACCAGGCGATCGTGTTCTGGTCGTTCCGGGTGATGATCGTCTTCGGGCTGGCCACGGTGGGCCTGTCGGTGCTCGGATTGTGGCTGACCCGCCGCAAGCGAGCCTTCCCGCGGTGGTTGTCGCGGGCTTTCCTGCTCGCGCTGCCGCTGCCGACGGCCGCCGTGATCGCCGGGTGGCTGCTGAGCGAGATCGGCCGCCAGCCGTGGACGGTCGCGGGCGAGTTGCTGACCGCCTCCAGCGTGTCGCCGGGGGTGACGCTCGCCGAGGTCGCCACGTCGCTGACGATCTTCACGGTGCTGTACGGGGTGCTCGCCGTGGCCGAGGCCGTGCTGCTGACCCGGCACGTACGCAAGGGCGTCGAGGAGCCAGAACCCATCACCGTCAAGGCCGAGCGGCGCGAGCCGTCGCTGATGTACTGA
- a CDS encoding NAD(P)-dependent oxidoreductase produces the protein MTSVAFLGTGLMGAPMARNLVKSGLLVTAWNRTRDKAEPLEADGAVVAGSPAEAVEGADVIVTMLSDGDAVRAAMTAAAPGLRSGQVWAQMSTVGIDAVAGLAALAGEHGLTFVDAPVQGTKQPAEQGKLIILAAGPQSAQQVLEPVFAAVGQRTLWLGESGADGTASKLKLAAVSYAISLTAVIAESLALAKGLGLDPDLVRQVISGGPLDNAYFQAKSKAIMEGDFTPSFTVSNAEKDTRLITRAGEAARVRLDVVEAAGERFRRAEAQGHGDEDMAATYFASFDKG, from the coding sequence ATGACCTCTGTCGCATTTCTCGGAACCGGCCTCATGGGCGCTCCCATGGCCCGCAACCTCGTCAAATCCGGCCTGCTGGTCACGGCGTGGAACCGCACTCGAGACAAGGCCGAGCCCTTGGAAGCCGACGGCGCGGTGGTGGCCGGGTCTCCGGCCGAGGCGGTCGAGGGCGCGGACGTGATCGTCACGATGCTGAGCGACGGCGACGCGGTACGCGCCGCGATGACCGCCGCCGCGCCCGGGCTGCGGTCCGGGCAGGTTTGGGCGCAAATGAGCACGGTCGGGATCGACGCGGTCGCCGGGCTGGCGGCGCTGGCGGGCGAGCACGGGCTGACGTTCGTGGACGCGCCGGTGCAGGGCACGAAGCAGCCGGCCGAGCAGGGCAAGCTGATCATCCTGGCCGCGGGGCCGCAGTCCGCCCAGCAGGTGCTGGAGCCGGTCTTCGCCGCGGTCGGCCAGCGCACGCTCTGGCTCGGCGAGTCCGGTGCCGACGGCACGGCCTCCAAGCTGAAGCTCGCCGCGGTGAGTTACGCCATCTCCCTGACCGCCGTCATCGCCGAGTCCCTCGCCCTCGCCAAGGGCCTGGGGCTGGATCCCGACCTGGTCCGGCAGGTGATCAGCGGCGGACCGCTGGACAACGCCTACTTCCAGGCCAAGTCGAAGGCGATCATGGAGGGGGACTTCACGCCCAGCTTCACGGTGTCCAACGCGGAGAAGGACACGCGGCTGATCACGCGGGCCGGGGAGGCGGCCAGGGTCCGGCTGGACGTGGTGGAGGCGGCCGGGGAACGCTTCCGGCGGGCGGAGGCCCAGGGGCATGGGGACGAGGACATGGCGGCTACGTATTTCGCGAGCTTCGACAAGGGGTAG
- a CDS encoding ABC transporter substrate-binding protein → MIRMIRRLLTAALLVVCAACGGGQPAAPTGSAGKAVTLGFSAWPGWFPWQVAQEKGLFAKNGVTVELKYFDSYTDSLTALATGNIDANSQTLNDTLASVSGGAKQTVVLVNDNSTGNDQIIAKPGITSVAQLKGRTVAAEQGTVDHYLLLLALRKAGLKQSDITFKPLPTDAAAAAFKAGQVDAVGVFAPFTTTALELPGATAIATSKDFPGAIPDHLVVSRSLAADRPEVVQGLVKTWFDTLTWIESNKAEARTIMAKRAGVSEQAYAEYDAGTTIFSLADNLEAFSSGSLDKQAKEIGAFLTESGLADTAPPLDGLLDARFVQGVSS, encoded by the coding sequence ATGATCCGCATGATCCGCCGGCTCCTGACCGCCGCACTGCTCGTCGTCTGCGCCGCCTGCGGCGGCGGCCAGCCGGCCGCGCCCACGGGCTCTGCCGGCAAGGCCGTCACCCTGGGTTTCTCCGCCTGGCCCGGCTGGTTTCCGTGGCAGGTCGCCCAGGAGAAGGGGCTGTTCGCCAAGAACGGCGTCACCGTCGAGCTGAAGTACTTCGACAGCTACACCGACAGTCTCACCGCCCTCGCCACCGGGAACATCGACGCCAACAGCCAGACGCTCAACGACACGCTCGCCTCCGTCTCCGGCGGCGCCAAGCAGACGGTCGTGCTGGTGAACGACAACTCCACCGGCAACGATCAGATCATCGCCAAGCCGGGCATCACGTCGGTGGCGCAGCTCAAGGGCAGGACGGTCGCCGCCGAGCAAGGGACCGTGGACCATTACCTGCTGCTGCTCGCCCTGCGCAAGGCCGGGCTCAAGCAGAGTGACATCACGTTCAAGCCGCTGCCCACGGATGCGGCGGCGGCCGCGTTCAAGGCGGGGCAGGTGGACGCGGTCGGGGTGTTCGCGCCCTTCACGACGACCGCGCTGGAGCTGCCCGGCGCCACCGCCATCGCCACGTCCAAGGACTTTCCCGGGGCCATTCCGGACCATCTGGTGGTGTCGCGTTCTCTTGCCGCCGACCGGCCCGAGGTCGTGCAGGGGCTGGTGAAGACCTGGTTCGACACGCTGACCTGGATCGAGTCGAACAAGGCGGAGGCTCGTACGATCATGGCCAAGCGGGCGGGGGTGAGCGAGCAGGCCTACGCCGAGTACGACGCCGGGACCACGATCTTCTCGCTGGCCGACAATCTGGAGGCGTTCAGCTCAGGGAGCCTGGATAAACAGGCCAAGGAGATCGGCGCCTTCCTGACCGAGTCGGGCCTCGCTGACACGGCGCCGCCGCTGGACGGCCTGCTGGATGCGCGCTTCGTCCAGGGGGTGTCGTCATGA
- a CDS encoding SRPBCC family protein yields the protein MKVAGSAVIGVQRDQLWAALQDPAVLVRTIPGCERLEECGPDAYRMTVNAGVASVKGVYQGEVVLADPLAPESFTLKARGQGAPGTVDATVQVRLSEIDGGTRVDYDADAVIGGMIGGVGQRMLGSVAKRTAGEFFAAVEEHLCAPAAPGLAPAADRAAVPASTVPAGSAPGVLAGERTGAAGEAGAAGAVYERPPKRHTETRPWVMLASFGMGAGIALTSVAIGWVLGRASRRSRP from the coding sequence ATGAAAGTGGCGGGCAGCGCCGTGATCGGCGTTCAGCGGGATCAATTGTGGGCGGCGCTCCAGGACCCGGCGGTGCTGGTGCGCACCATTCCGGGGTGCGAGCGTCTGGAGGAGTGCGGGCCGGACGCCTACCGGATGACGGTCAACGCGGGGGTCGCGTCCGTCAAGGGCGTTTACCAGGGGGAGGTCGTGCTGGCGGATCCGCTGGCGCCCGAGAGCTTCACGCTCAAGGCGCGCGGGCAGGGGGCGCCGGGGACGGTGGACGCCACCGTCCAGGTACGGCTGAGTGAGATCGACGGCGGGACCCGGGTCGACTACGACGCGGACGCCGTGATCGGCGGGATGATCGGCGGGGTCGGGCAGCGCATGCTCGGCTCGGTGGCCAAGCGGACGGCGGGGGAGTTCTTCGCCGCCGTGGAGGAGCATCTGTGCGCACCTGCGGCTCCCGGCCTGGCCCCCGCCGCGGACAGGGCCGCGGTCCCGGCGAGCACCGTCCCGGCGGGCTCTGCGCCGGGTGTGCTGGCGGGCGAGCGCACTGGTGCGGCGGGTGAGGCCGGTGCCGCCGGGGCCGTTTACGAGCGGCCGCCCAAGCGGCACACCGAGACGCGGCCGTGGGTGATGCTGGCGTCGTTCGGCATGGGGGCGGGCATCGCGCTCACGAGTGTCGCGATCGGCTGGGTTCTCGGCCGCGCCTCCCGCCGCTCCCGCCCCTGA
- a CDS encoding thymidine kinase, whose amino-acid sequence MSHEVMEQAKPLSWPAVTESSALSAVPSAARDAVLKFYFGPMDCGKSTLALQMNYNHGRQGRRGLVLTKHDRSGGPKVTSRIGLGLEAIEVDDSLDLVRLVTGVRTRVDYLICDEACFYTVEQIEQLADLVDEHGVDVYAFGLASDFRSVMFPAAQRLFELADEVCRLQVEVLCWCGRPGLLNARVVGGAMVRTGEQVMIGDTDASAVRYQVLCRRHHRSGLLGEGSPN is encoded by the coding sequence ATGTCCCACGAGGTCATGGAACAAGCCAAGCCGCTAAGCTGGCCCGCCGTGACCGAATCGTCTGCCTTGTCTGCTGTACCGTCTGCTGCCAGGGACGCTGTACTGAAGTTCTACTTCGGGCCCATGGACTGCGGGAAGTCGACGCTCGCGCTCCAGATGAACTACAACCATGGACGGCAAGGCCGGCGCGGCCTTGTGCTGACCAAGCACGACCGGTCGGGCGGGCCGAAGGTCACCAGCAGGATCGGGCTCGGACTGGAGGCCATCGAGGTGGACGACTCGCTCGACCTCGTACGGCTGGTGACGGGGGTGCGCACCCGGGTCGACTATCTGATCTGCGATGAGGCGTGCTTCTACACGGTCGAGCAGATCGAGCAGCTGGCGGACCTGGTGGACGAGCACGGCGTGGACGTGTACGCGTTCGGGCTGGCCTCCGACTTCCGCTCCGTGATGTTCCCGGCGGCGCAGCGGCTGTTCGAGCTGGCCGACGAGGTGTGCCGCCTGCAGGTGGAGGTGCTGTGCTGGTGCGGGCGGCCGGGGCTGCTGAACGCCAGGGTCGTGGGCGGGGCGATGGTGCGGACCGGCGAACAGGTGATGATCGGTGACACCGATGCCTCCGCCGTCCGCTACCAGGTGCTCTGCCGCCGCCACCACCGCTCCGGGCTGCTGGGCGAGGGCTCACCCAACTAG
- a CDS encoding ABC transporter permease, with amino-acid sequence MRVLPGRARWGLRAVAVLVPLALWWAVSSMGVVDPTFLPSPAAVAQAFAEMAASGQLWSDTAASLGRVSAGFGLAVAISVPLGMAMGTSQVALALLEPVIGLLRYLPASAFIPLLIIWLGLGEPSKIAILVIGVVFFNTLMTADAVRAVPAELRRAAATLGATGGEVLRKVVWPYALPGMIDAMRVNAAAAWNFVVVAELIAAESGLGYRIVRAQRFLQTDRIFAVLVVIGVIGLAIDVGLRLARARIGRWVG; translated from the coding sequence ATGCGGGTGTTGCCTGGGCGGGCGCGGTGGGGGCTGAGGGCCGTGGCGGTGCTCGTGCCGCTGGCTCTCTGGTGGGCTGTCAGCTCCATGGGCGTCGTCGACCCGACCTTTCTGCCCTCGCCCGCCGCCGTGGCCCAGGCGTTCGCCGAGATGGCGGCCAGCGGACAGCTGTGGTCGGACACCGCCGCCAGCCTGGGCAGGGTGAGTGCCGGCTTCGGGCTCGCGGTGGCGATCTCGGTGCCGCTGGGCATGGCCATGGGCACCTCCCAGGTCGCGCTGGCGCTGCTGGAGCCGGTGATCGGGTTGCTGAGATACCTGCCGGCTTCCGCGTTCATCCCGCTCCTGATCATCTGGCTCGGCCTGGGTGAGCCGTCCAAGATCGCGATCCTGGTCATCGGGGTGGTGTTCTTCAACACGCTCATGACGGCCGACGCGGTCCGGGCCGTGCCGGCCGAGCTGCGCAGGGCCGCCGCCACGCTCGGCGCGACCGGCGGCGAGGTGCTGCGCAAGGTCGTCTGGCCGTACGCGCTGCCCGGCATGATCGACGCGATGCGCGTCAACGCGGCGGCCGCGTGGAACTTCGTGGTCGTCGCCGAGCTGATCGCCGCCGAGTCCGGGCTCGGCTACCGGATCGTCCGCGCCCAGCGCTTCCTCCAGACCGACCGCATCTTCGCGGTGCTTGTCGTGATCGGCGTCATCGGCCTGGCCATCGACGTCGGGTTGAGGCTGGCCAGAGCCAGGATCGGGAGGTGGGTGGGGTGA
- a CDS encoding hydantoinase/oxoprolinase family protein, which yields MRSVRIGVDTGGTFTDVVAVDEQTGEILTTKTPSTPANPADGFLAGIAKLGELDVGSIVHGTTVATNQLLEDRIANLGFITTEGFEFILEIARQSVPDGYGNSYFWVKPPRIVPVHLVKTVGGRLDHLGNEVWPFSEEQAVEVARWFRAKNITAIGVCFLHSYANPEHERRMREVLWREHPEAVISLSSDVLREYREYERSVTTLVDAAVKPAMRGYIASLSTRLGRPFSVMKSNGGILSAREVVNQPITTVLSGPAAGALGAALIAATAGHKSVITLDGGGTSTDVAVVIDGEPSITTEGAIGRYPCKIPMIDIVTVGAGGGSIAWISPEGTLKVGPRSAGADPGPLCYGKGGTEVTVTDAHVFLGRIPPHLLGGEIPLNADAARTGIEGLADKLGLSPERTATGILEISAFNQSNAIRQLTVKRGLDVRDFPLVTFGGSGPLLACRLIDILGLPSVVIPRDPGNVSAFGLLTVDVKNDYVRTYVTRDLSLGKAAEIFHDLEHQAGEALDREGFDDPVYVRSADLRYYGQGYEVRVPAPTGEIDGDWHAQVIDRFHEAHEKLYGYAYRDDPRHGVEWVNLRVSGVGPITRPTLRPLDKPGPGATAVRPVHFDETRDTPIHQRAALGAGAKVSGPAVIEEYGSTIPVHPGFTATVDTYGNVEIKRD from the coding sequence ATGCGTAGCGTCCGTATCGGAGTGGACACCGGAGGCACATTCACCGACGTAGTCGCGGTGGACGAGCAGACCGGTGAGATCCTCACCACGAAGACCCCCTCGACTCCCGCCAACCCTGCGGACGGATTCCTCGCGGGCATCGCCAAGCTGGGCGAGCTCGACGTCGGCTCGATCGTGCACGGCACCACGGTGGCCACGAACCAGCTGCTCGAGGACCGGATCGCGAACCTCGGGTTCATCACGACCGAGGGCTTCGAGTTCATCCTGGAGATCGCCAGGCAGAGCGTGCCCGACGGTTACGGCAACTCCTACTTCTGGGTCAAGCCGCCCAGGATCGTTCCCGTGCACCTGGTGAAGACCGTCGGCGGGCGGCTCGACCACCTCGGCAACGAGGTGTGGCCGTTCTCGGAGGAGCAGGCCGTGGAGGTGGCCCGCTGGTTCCGCGCCAAGAACATCACCGCGATCGGCGTGTGCTTCCTGCACTCCTACGCCAACCCCGAGCACGAGCGCCGCATGCGCGAAGTGCTCTGGCGCGAGCACCCGGAGGCGGTGATCTCGTTGTCGAGCGACGTGCTGCGCGAATACCGCGAGTACGAGCGCTCGGTGACCACCCTCGTCGACGCGGCCGTCAAGCCCGCCATGCGCGGCTACATCGCCAGCCTCTCCACCCGCCTGGGCCGGCCGTTCTCCGTCATGAAGTCCAACGGCGGTATCCTGTCGGCGCGCGAGGTCGTCAACCAGCCGATCACCACTGTCCTGTCCGGGCCGGCGGCGGGTGCGCTGGGCGCGGCGCTCATCGCCGCCACGGCCGGGCACAAGTCGGTGATCACGCTGGACGGCGGCGGCACCTCGACCGACGTGGCCGTGGTGATCGACGGCGAGCCGTCCATCACCACCGAAGGCGCCATCGGCCGCTACCCGTGCAAGATCCCGATGATCGACATCGTCACGGTGGGCGCGGGCGGCGGCTCGATCGCCTGGATCTCGCCCGAGGGCACGCTCAAAGTCGGCCCCAGGTCCGCCGGCGCCGACCCGGGACCGCTCTGCTACGGCAAGGGCGGGACGGAGGTGACGGTCACCGACGCGCACGTGTTCCTCGGCCGCATCCCGCCGCACCTGCTCGGCGGTGAGATCCCGCTGAACGCCGACGCCGCTCGCACCGGCATCGAGGGCCTGGCCGACAAGCTCGGACTCAGCCCGGAGCGCACCGCGACCGGGATTCTGGAGATCAGCGCATTCAACCAGAGCAACGCGATCCGGCAGCTCACCGTCAAGCGGGGGCTCGACGTGCGGGACTTCCCGCTGGTGACGTTCGGCGGGTCCGGGCCGCTGCTGGCGTGCCGGCTGATCGACATCCTGGGCCTGCCCTCGGTCGTCATTCCGCGCGACCCTGGGAACGTTTCAGCGTTCGGGCTCCTCACGGTGGACGTCAAGAACGACTACGTCCGCACGTACGTCACCCGCGACCTCTCCCTCGGCAAGGCCGCCGAGATCTTCCACGACCTGGAGCATCAGGCGGGCGAGGCGCTGGACCGCGAGGGCTTCGACGACCCGGTCTACGTCCGCAGTGCCGACCTGCGCTATTACGGCCAAGGCTACGAGGTGCGCGTCCCCGCCCCGACCGGCGAGATCGACGGCGACTGGCACGCCCAAGTGATCGACCGCTTCCACGAGGCCCACGAGAAGCTCTACGGGTACGCCTACCGCGACGACCCCCGCCACGGCGTCGAATGGGTGAACCTGCGCGTCTCCGGCGTCGGCCCCATCACCCGCCCGACCCTGCGCCCGCTGGACAAGCCCGGCCCGGGCGCCACCGCCGTCCGTCCCGTGCACTTCGACGAGACCCGCGACACCCCGATCCACCAGCGGGCCGCGCTCGGCGCCGGCGCCAAGGTGTCGGGCCCCGCCGTGATCGAGGAGTACGGCTCGACGATCCCCGTCCACCCCGGCTTCACCGCCACGGTGGACACGTACGGAAACGTGGAGATAAAGCGTGACTGA